Proteins from one Bradyrhizobium roseum genomic window:
- a CDS encoding TonB family protein, with the protein MIVEELQQRARKQQVPLAPPVLPYADETAAWSSGELLRLFLAPILVTLFLVGGVYWIRLQLPTGSTGQQQNSVVQVRLLPRPDSVPTIAASVSESITQTVANRADTSLNEPDPTPSDDPAPVARARTFTPAEAPPSSVLSSSSAVSDPASSAAVKFQQALLRHVAQYQRYPNAARALHLEGRVDTQFAMSRDGKLLGVWVKTSSGQVMLDKEAIETIRRAQPLPPIPPELPDRLNIHVQLVFDPA; encoded by the coding sequence ATGATCGTCGAAGAATTACAGCAGCGGGCTCGGAAACAGCAGGTACCGCTGGCGCCGCCCGTGCTGCCTTATGCGGATGAGACCGCGGCGTGGTCTTCGGGAGAATTGCTTCGGCTGTTTCTCGCGCCGATCCTGGTAACCCTGTTTCTCGTCGGCGGTGTTTACTGGATCAGGCTGCAACTGCCGACCGGCTCGACGGGCCAGCAGCAGAACTCGGTCGTGCAGGTTCGTCTGCTTCCGCGCCCCGATTCCGTTCCCACAATTGCCGCGTCGGTCTCGGAATCGATCACCCAGACGGTCGCCAACCGCGCCGACACATCGTTGAATGAGCCGGATCCGACGCCATCGGATGATCCTGCTCCCGTCGCAAGAGCGAGGACTTTCACGCCCGCGGAAGCGCCTCCATCGAGCGTCCTGTCGTCGTCCTCGGCGGTGAGCGATCCGGCCAGCAGCGCGGCCGTGAAATTTCAACAGGCGCTGCTGCGGCATGTCGCGCAATATCAGCGCTACCCCAACGCCGCCCGGGCCCTTCATCTCGAAGGAAGGGTCGATACACAGTTTGCGATGAGCAGGGACGGCAAGCTGCTCGGCGTATGGGTGAAGACGAGTTCTGGCCAAGTCATGCTCGACAAGGAAGCGATCGAGACGATCCGGCGCGCGCAGCCGCTGCCTCCGATCCCCCCGGAGTTGCCCGATCGTTTGAACATTCACGTCCAGCTGGTATTCGATCCGGCCTGA
- a CDS encoding RNA polymerase sigma factor translates to MADINRVRLRGQLVENYDGLIRKLTRRLGSSDFAHDALHETFLRLDRVTDTVQVRSPIDYIFRTAINIAKDRQKAQNYRVSASEIDALLDICDDGPDPERTVEARSEIDAFKRALAELPPRSREVLRSISIDGQSAQEVAVRLKVSIRTVESDLRAALGHCADSLDYKLRRRLGGPRPRV, encoded by the coding sequence GTGGCTGACATTAATCGAGTACGGCTACGAGGCCAGCTGGTCGAGAACTACGACGGCTTGATCAGGAAACTCACGCGCCGCCTGGGGTCATCAGACTTCGCACACGATGCCCTGCACGAGACGTTCCTGCGGCTGGACCGCGTCACCGATACCGTGCAGGTACGCAGTCCGATCGACTACATCTTCCGGACCGCGATCAATATTGCGAAGGATCGGCAGAAGGCCCAGAACTATCGCGTCAGCGCATCGGAGATCGATGCGCTGCTGGATATATGCGACGACGGACCAGATCCGGAAAGAACAGTCGAGGCGCGTTCGGAGATTGACGCCTTCAAGCGCGCACTGGCGGAGTTGCCGCCGCGGTCCCGCGAAGTACTCCGCAGCATCTCGATCGATGGGCAGTCGGCGCAGGAAGTGGCCGTGCGGCTCAAGGTCAGTATCCGCACGGTCGAGAGCGATTTGAGAGCCGCGCTGGGCCACTGCGCCGACAGTCTCGATTACAAACTGCGACGCCGACTTGGCGGTCCGCGACCCCGAGTCTGA